The genomic interval AAGTAACTATTAAGATTAATATCAGTATTTGCTTCATTTTTATAGAAAAAGAATCGGAATAAATATAGTCAATTTACTCAAGTAGACAATTAATTGGGATTACTATTCATTACTCATAAAAATATAATGTTGCTTCACACTAGTTAAAGCTCGATTTGTATTTATTAATATCTTTAATTGGTTATAATTATTTTTCTTTTGTAACTACTGCCATTTATAACTAAGTGAATTATATACAGCCCAGATCTAAATCCATTTAATTTGCATTGAAATTTCTTTTGAAAAATGGGATTTCCTGCAACAATATTTCCATCCAAACTTGTTATTTTATAGCGTTCTACAGGGTACTCATTACTTTCAATTGTTAGCTCATTTAACACAGGATTTGGATATAAATTTATAGTAATAAACGCTTTCTCTTCAACATTATTAATGCTATCACAGTGACCTTTCTGCCAAGTCGTAACACCAAATTTATTTCTCGCAACACATTCATTTAAATAGGTCTTCTTATCACAGCCACAAATAGGATCATAAACTTCAGAACATATGGAAAATGTATCAATTAGATTTGAAGCAATACAAGTATTTTTGCAAATACCTTTATAAAATGCTGTGATTCCATGCTTATAAATTGCTTGACAAGAGTTTAAATAAATAACTGAATCACAACCACATACAGGGTCTTTGATGAATAGGTCATTGCAATTTTTTTCTAGATTTATCAAATTAGTATCCTTGCATTGACAAGGATTGGGGGTAAAGTATTTAATTCCACCCTTATAAATTGCATTGCATTCATTGATATAGGTATTTTTATCGCAACCACATACCGGTGCAAAATCATCAGGACAATCCAATTGCAAATTAAGTAAACTACTATCTCGACAAAAACACGGTCCTTCTTTAATCTTAAGTAATCCATACTTTTTTCTTGCATAACAAATGTTATCATAAGTATTTCCATCACATCCGCAAACAATACCTTTATACCCATAAATAAAATCAGGAAGGCACTGAATACTTGTATCAATTAAGGTTTTATCGTAACAGGGGCAAGGACCATTTTTATATTTTGTTATTCCAAAATAATTGGTTGCGATGCATTCGTTTTTATATGTAACCGTATCGCAACCGCAAACGGGTTTGTATTCATTAGTGCAATTGATATTTGGGTTGATTTTTAATGTGTCAATACAATGACACCCTCCATTATGGATAATTCTTGAAACCATGCCTTTTATATAAGCCTGACATGGATTGACATAGGTTATACTATCGCAGCCACAGACCCAATCAATGTTAGGATGACCAGTCGCGCTGATAAAATCATCTCCACAATCGAACGCTCCAATATAGTTATTAACTATATTCAAAGTATTACATTCACATTTTTCTATTGGTTGAAATTGGGAAATACCAAATCTGTAGTAGGCAATTCGTTTATTCATATAAGATTGTCCATTACATCCACATTCTGGAGTAATTTTAAATTGCAGGCTTACCGGAATTTTAGATGTATCAATAATTGATGGATCTATACACATACAACCACTATCCCTGGAAAAGCTAGTAATTCCTGATAAATATTTCGCACATTGTGGGCTTGGATATATTTTGCCATCACAGCCGCAAATCGGATCAAAATAAAAGTTCAATAAATCATTACATACATTATTAGCTCGCGATTTATCAATTAGAGTTGTATCTATGCAAGATTGTGTTCGCACGTAGCTTATTTCCAATAACAAGAGTATTAATAAAAAGATACGATTGGGTCCGTTCATATCTATGTATAAATTTTTAGGGTTACCGATGATTTGTCACAATAAACCCTGGCAAATAATAAAGTATTTGTTAAGTGCGGTGGAAGGTCAAGCATTAATTTTGTTTCTGAATCAAATTTTGAATCATTTAACACTCTTCCATCAATGCGGAATAATTGGACGCGATGGATATAACAGCCAATTGAAGTTAAGTAAATTTTATTTAAGATTTTTTGTACTTGCACATCAGGAATTTCTTTCTTATGCAATATATTTGTTTTTGTTTTAATAGTATCACAAATGCAGCCTGTTATAGCCTGAAGGTTGTCATTAATTTGCATTGGAATACTATGAAGCTGACGACGACTTAAACTATAATTATTTCTTACAACAGTAAAGCTATTATTAGTATCTTGAAACATAAGATGATAAACCGGTTTGCTATGAATGTCGGATACAAGTACATTCCCATTGGAAAGAGTATATAATCGATAGGCTAGGCATCCTAATGGCATTGTGTAGCTTACGTAAGGTGCAAGTTCGATACCAATTTTATGAAGATTAATGACATTAATATATCTTCCTCCTGAAACAAATAATAATGAATCATTTAAGGAGTAACTCAGATCAACAAGGTTATAAATATTTGTGAGAGAAGAAATATTTCCCCGAAATGTGAAATTCCCGCTACATCGGTCAAACCCATAAATAAGAAGTCCAATCGATATATTGTAGATTGAAAGCAATTCGCCATTATTGGAAAATTTGCAATAGCTATGTGAATAACTATCGTTAATTTCAGGTCCAATTAATTTATTTGAAATCTTGTATGGATCAATACCCGTTGGGTTCACCAGAAGTAAATCATAATTAAGGGTACTTTGTTCTAAAAGCAGAATCCAATAATCTCTTCCGTTGGCGTGTTTGATAATTTGAAAATTATCAAAATTTTCCTTCTTTATTTCGACATTTTTCTGCATCACGACATATTGCTTTGATTCATCTCTTACTATTAATGAATAGAGTAAAGATCTGTTTCTTAAAACAAGTTGTGGATCGGCTTCAGCTTGCGAGTGGATCAATAATATGGAATCTTTAGATCCAGGAAATTGAATCATAGCTACACCGTTTGGAATTATATAACCAGTTTCATTACAAACTTGGTCTGAGAGCGTACCTTGGTTAATATTATCTCCATTCTTTATTAAAATTCCGTCATAATCATATATCCCACAACCATTAGTAAATAATAACTTATTTTGATCATCCTTGAAAACTGCAATTGAACTTGCAATTGGGATATAGTACTTCAAGGTATCAATAAAAAGATTACCCGTAGAATCAAATTTTATCCAAGCACTTGTCTTGTACTTTGAATTTCCAACAGGCCAATTAATTTGACAGTTTGAAGTAAGAGACTTAGATAATAAAATTATCCCAAATATTATTGCTTTCTTCATTTCTCTTCTTTCTTTAATTCGTAGAATATTTTCCTTTCGACTTCCATTTCATCAATTAATGATTTAATAGATTTAACTCCCTTGTTTTTTTTCTCCATATATTCTATATAGTTCGCTTTTCCTAAAAGCGCTAACCTTGATTTGCCACCTGTACTTTTATTTATAGAAGTGCTTGCGAATGATGCATCTATTTTTTTCATTTGATAGTTAACATTATGAAATTGCAAGGTGTCACAACCACTACCAACATATTTAGAAAGTCTGTAATTCGGATAAACAGGAGTAAACCCCCATACTTTATTACTGAGCCTGAAAGCGTCCTCCTCAAAATCGCAGCTCAATCCCGGTAGGTTTGGGTTGTTTATTTTGTGAATCAATTGGGTCCCATTGCCAGATAAAATATAAAATTCATTATTTGATGTAATTATAGAAAAACCAATCTTGGCGGTAAGTACACTGTCATTTGAAATATTGAGAGGTGCAAGAGGTCTTGCAATTTCTGTTTCATTCACCTGAACAATAGGAAGCTGGAACAAGCGATCGAGCCATCCTAAATATAAATACTTACTGTCACTCGATGTTTGAACAACACTCGAAATATAAGTTAGAGTATTTGGAAGGATATAATCCGTTTTCCAGCTAAGGATGCCGTTGCACCTGTCAAAACTGTATATCTTAACTACAAAATCATTGGACTCTATATAATACTTTCCATCCTTAGAAAAAATATCCAAAAACCCATTTCCTCTCTTAATGGGTGAAGAAATTTCACGAATGAAAGGTCCATGAATACCTTCCGGATCAATCAGGAAAGTAAAATACCGGTCATCATTATTTTCTCGTGTTAAAAGCCACCAATCCCTACCATTACCATGTTTACATAAAGCAAAATTTGCCAAGTGAATATCATTAAGTAAAAAAACATTTTTCTCGACTGCTCCTCCATGCCCATTATTGTTTAACATATTAATTCTTGAATAATAAAGGGGACCATAATGCCATTCCGTCAACAACGAATCAAAATATACTCCCATATGAAATAAGATATATTCATCAGGGTGACCAGGAAATGGAATAAATTGTGGAGCGTAAAGTGTTTTATAATTGACGCCATCAATAACACAATAATTCCTCCAAGTACCAGGATTTATATTTGCACCATTTTGCATCAATAAATTATCCTTACCGTAGATATTTAATCCATCTGTGTAAAAAATTAAGTTCCCAGTGCTATCATTTGCACTTGTTTTAGGATAATACAAGCTAATTTTAATTCCATTTTGTACATTAAAAAACGCCTGAGAATCAATTACACTAACTATAAAAGGTTTTGTTTCGCCAGGAATATAATCCCCAATTAAAATGTTATTATCATAGTTCTGAGAGAATGTATAATAGGTTGAAAAGCTTAAAATTATAATCGTGAATCCATTAATTTTCATGCCTTAAAAATAGCAAAATTTTCTTTTTAAAAGAAAATTTTGCTATTTTTGTTTTAACTATTTAAAAGATCTTTTTAAAGAAATGCCCATTAACCTGGATAAAATACATTCCGGAACTAAGGTTTTTTAAAGTAATTTGATCATAATATGCATTTCGATCATAGGAATTTTCATTAATGAGCCTTCCTTGAACATCAAAAACTCTAATTTTTGTTATAGGATCTTTTGGATTATTAAGAACAATTATTCCAGTATTTTGCTGTAAGATAACATAGTCTGTTGAAATTGGATTATTTCCATTTTTAGATAAACTTTCAGGTTCACATTCATCCTCGGCAACGAACAAATCCCTATTAAGCAATATTCTCGAAATCAATACAGCATTTCCTCCCTCGGCCAAACATTGGTCCGCAATACTATCTAGAACCAATTCCTCCGTTTCATCAAATTCTGTCCATTCAGTTACATTGCTGTGATTAATAATAATACCTAATACTTTTTTCATATTTGATTGTGGTTCTGTTTCAGTTTCAATCTCATTTAAATCCTCAATAAGGGAAGACAATTGTGAATTTAGATTTGTTGAAAAATCAATACCTATTTCTGAGTTTCTATCCAACCATTGTTCTACCGTATCCAGAAGAACTTCGACATTTTCCTTAAAATCCAAAAATTCCTGCAGATTATTAATGGGATAAGCATTTTCAAGTGTATCTCTATAATAAGAGAGATATTTTGTAAGAGTATCAGTGAAAACATTTAGTTGTCCATAGTTTGAGGAATCTTGTAAATAATCATATAATCCTTTTTCAACTAAATTTAATTTATATTCTGGCGAATTTAAAGTATCTTGTAAATAATTGTAGGCTATTGTACTGTCCAACAAATCAGGAAAGGTTAAAAGTGATTTAATCGTAGAATAATTTGCATCAAATAAAAACCCTGTTTGCCATTCATCATAAACGGCTAACAAATCGCCGTAAACTGTTTTTCCTATCAAAGGAGATAATTTTTCTCTTGGAGGAGTATTTGTAAAACACTTATTTGTTGGTGTTTCTGTAATTACTGATACGTTTGTTTCAAGCACAGGACTTGGATAATATTGCCCAGAATTCGTCTCCACTATAAACGGACTCAACGATAATCCATATGCAATATCATATGAACCAATGGTACCCCAAGAATTTGTTTGATGTTTCTGTTCACCTATCACACCATTTGTCAAGCCAACTCCTGCCACGAGTACACCAATATTATCATCGTTATAATGGTTTTGAGTTAAATAAGTCAAATCACAATTGGCTTTAAAATAAGAACCATGCTGATAATTCTGTACTGAATTGCACTTAACCTCACTAAATAATGATGAAACAACGTAGGTTCCAGACTCATCGTAATAAGGTTGGTTTGTTATTGTTCCATTAATTGTATTATAAAGCATTTTTGTACCTGAACTATTAAGTGCTAAAAGTCCATATTTGTGGCAGAAAACGCATAACGGGGCAGAATTTAGATCAATATCATTCCCAAGAATCTCTATGCCTGGCGAGTTAAAAACACGAACTCCATATGTTTCAAAGAAATCCTTGCTATTGTCATCTGTTTCAATAATATTATCTTCGATTTTGTATTTCCAACCAATATTATTTCTTGCATATATCCCTGTCCAAGCATCAATTTCATTATTTTGAGTTAAGGAAATTTCATTCTCGTTATTAATTTCTCCTCCCCCAAAATTATATCCTGCTACCACATTTGTTGTAGAAATATTTGTAAATTCGTTATGGCCAATAGTGTAAGTTCCTATTGATCTATAAACGCCCATCCCATATTTTAAATTTGAAAAGACATTATCTGTAATTACGCTTGTAGCAGCTTGTAAGGATACAATTCCGATAAATTGATTAATATAATCAAGATCTGTTGTTGTAATATTATTCTGGTTGCAGTTAAAAGATGAATTTAAATTATCAGAAATATGCCATATTGAACACACATTATCTACAAAGTCCGAGCCACTAACTTCAAGATTACTATTTGACGCTAAGATTGCAGGGCATTCAGGTACAATATAATTTTCTAGTTCAAATCCTCCATTCTGACAGAAATTAAAATCAGAAAATGTGTTATTTACATATATCATAAATTCAATAACATTGTATATAAAAATAGCGTGTTTGCATTTTTCACCTCCATGAGGCTCCAAACTTTCATCAATTTCAGTTCCGTCAAAATCATTTTCAGAAATATAATGAAAAGCATTGGATGGATTATCAAAGGTCGCGTATATGGAAGAAAGGTAGTTATCAAAAAAATGATTACCAACACTATAAATATAACTTTCTGGTTTAAGCACAATCCCATAAATAGATCCAGATATCCATGATCCATTGAGATCTAAAATTCCGCCAGTCGCAACAGTCATCGCATTCCACATATATGTACATGCTTTAAATTCGGATTCGTAAACATGTAAAGTTCCCTCGATGATTAAATTTGATTCTGGATCAGTTTGATCTCTATCAAATAATATTATTGAACCTGCTGCAAAAGTATACTCTACATTATCATCAACAGCCAAAGTCCCTTGAATTAAAATGAATTGCGGATCTGATTCGGAATGACCTTCATCCAAGATACAATTTTGCATTATTAATTCAGAAAAATAAGTAATTTGACCTGGTGTACCAACCTTTACAAACTCTGAATTTCCAGCAATGCAATCTGGATCTTCAGGCTCGCATTGTGCAATTATTAACGAATTGAAGACAAGGGAAATTGCCAGCATTATTGCTATTTTATAAATTTTTAGCCTAGTACCGTAATTGAAATAATCCTTGATTTTTATTTTAGACGTCGATCTATTAAAGATTAATGAATTAAAACGATAATTTTGCGTAACACCTGATATCTCATGAGGTCTGCTACATGATGGATTTAATTTCATTCAATTAAATTTAAATGGGTTAATGAATTATTTTATTTATGAAGTAATACTTAGCAGTAAAATCAAAGCCAAGAATGTGGCTGAATTTGTGCCCAGTTTTCTGAATTATTTTCTCAGGGGTCTTGTGTGTAAAGGCCTATGGGTATTTTATTCATAACGATTTGAGACGAAACAAATGAATAATTAGATCAATCAGTTTTGGCTTTCATTCAGCCCTGTCTTGTCTGGTGGAGTAAGATCTTGATTTTCCATAGTTTTGGATTTTAAGTTAATCAAATAATTTACCGAACTGAATCATATGAACAGTTTTCAAATCCTTGAAAGATGTTTAAATATTCAGTGAAAAAATATCTAAATATTTTTCCTTGTTAATACGCTTAATCAGAAATGAAAATGGGTGACTTGAAAATGAAACGTGTGATTGTTTTTACTAAATTACAATGTGAAGGTCGGATACAATTTTAGATGGGTGTTTGTTAAAAAGGGGCAAAAAATTGATAAAAAGTGCCAATTGTTTAAAAATTCCGGGAAATGTTTATTTGAGATTAGGAATGGTAAAGCATTCATCAATATCATCAGAATTAATCAGCGCATCTAATTTTAGCTGCAAGGGTGTTTGTAAGTCCTTTTTTGTACAAGTTTTTAGGGTCATACCCGTATGTTTTTTGAATGCATGACATAATGACGAAGGATCGCTATATACAAGTATCCTAGCTATCTCTTGTTCATCAAGGCCGTCAATATTGGAGAAATAATAAGCTCTTTGCATTTTCAATTGCAATATCAACGCATAAGCATTTACCCCCAAGACTAATTTACAAGCCCGGTTAAGGTTTTTTTTACTGGTTCGCATAGCAATGGCTACATCATCTAGCTGAATAAGCTCATCAGTTCCAATATGTCCATTGAAGTAAACGAGCATTTTTATGATAATTCTTTTTGCCTGGTCGGGTCGCATTGTTTTTAATTTAAAGGTATTCCAAAAACATTGCAAGAAATACGCAATGGATTAAGTAATTTCTGTAATTAAGAGAAGAAGTTAAATAAAACCGTAGAAATAATGTTCTGATCAGAAATTTTATAATCATCTTATCTCAAACAAAGAAATTTAAACTGATCCTTTGTGAAGTCTGGGAATAAAATGCAAAACTACTTCCTTTATTTATCTCTGTCAATAGGGGAAAACCCTGATTTTTTGATTTTCAATGAAATATGATATTCCTAATAAAACCCTATACAGGATGTATTGAATTTTTAGGAAGAAGAAAATTTAGCATTTTGAAGAACATGTTTCAATGCGACAAATCTTACACTATTGATCAATGAGGCAGCTATTACAGTATTGTGAAATCACAATGGTAAATAAATTTTGCCTTATTTCACTTTTTGCTATAAAAGTAAAATAAAGAGAATGATATTTTACTTTTCGCCAATACCCCAGCTCATTGACTAGTGGGTTTTGGGGCCATTCGATATGCTGATCTTTCAATTACCTGAGGCCACTTTGGGCGAATTGATCTTATGAAATTTTAAATTAATTAGAATTTTGCAACGCACTGCTGCGTAATTTAAAGATATTATTATAATTGATCTTTAATGGTCTCAAATTG from Saprospiraceae bacterium carries:
- a CDS encoding T9SS type A sorting domain-containing protein, whose product is MNGPNRIFLLILLLLEISYVRTQSCIDTTLIDKSRANNVCNDLLNFYFDPICGCDGKIYPSPQCAKYLSGITSFSRDSGCMCIDPSIIDTSKIPVSLQFKITPECGCNGQSYMNKRIAYYRFGISQFQPIEKCECNTLNIVNNYIGAFDCGDDFISATGHPNIDWVCGCDSITYVNPCQAYIKGMVSRIIHNGGCHCIDTLKINPNINCTNEYKPVCGCDTVTYKNECIATNYFGITKYKNGPCPCYDKTLIDTSIQCLPDFIYGYKGIVCGCDGNTYDNICYARKKYGLLKIKEGPCFCRDSSLLNLQLDCPDDFAPVCGCDKNTYINECNAIYKGGIKYFTPNPCQCKDTNLINLEKNCNDLFIKDPVCGCDSVIYLNSCQAIYKHGITAFYKGICKNTCIASNLIDTFSICSEVYDPICGCDKKTYLNECVARNKFGVTTWQKGHCDSINNVEEKAFITINLYPNPVLNELTIESNEYPVERYKITSLDGNIVAGNPIFQKKFQCKLNGFRSGLYIIHLVINGSSYKRKIIITN
- a CDS encoding T9SS type A sorting domain-containing protein, producing the protein MLAISLVFNSLIIAQCEPEDPDCIAGNSEFVKVGTPGQITYFSELIMQNCILDEGHSESDPQFILIQGTLAVDDNVEYTFAAGSIILFDRDQTDPESNLIIEGTLHVYESEFKACTYMWNAMTVATGGILDLNGSWISGSIYGIVLKPESYIYSVGNHFFDNYLSSIYATFDNPSNAFHYISENDFDGTEIDESLEPHGGEKCKHAIFIYNVIEFMIYVNNTFSDFNFCQNGGFELENYIVPECPAILASNSNLEVSGSDFVDNVCSIWHISDNLNSSFNCNQNNITTTDLDYINQFIGIVSLQAATSVITDNVFSNLKYGMGVYRSIGTYTIGHNEFTNISTTNVVAGYNFGGGEINNENEISLTQNNEIDAWTGIYARNNIGWKYKIEDNIIETDDNSKDFFETYGVRVFNSPGIEILGNDIDLNSAPLCVFCHKYGLLALNSSGTKMLYNTINGTITNQPYYDESGTYVVSSLFSEVKCNSVQNYQHGSYFKANCDLTYLTQNHYNDDNIGVLVAGVGLTNGVIGEQKHQTNSWGTIGSYDIAYGLSLSPFIVETNSGQYYPSPVLETNVSVITETPTNKCFTNTPPREKLSPLIGKTVYGDLLAVYDEWQTGFLFDANYSTIKSLLTFPDLLDSTIAYNYLQDTLNSPEYKLNLVEKGLYDYLQDSSNYGQLNVFTDTLTKYLSYYRDTLENAYPINNLQEFLDFKENVEVLLDTVEQWLDRNSEIGIDFSTNLNSQLSSLIEDLNEIETETEPQSNMKKVLGIIINHSNVTEWTEFDETEELVLDSIADQCLAEGGNAVLISRILLNRDLFVAEDECEPESLSKNGNNPISTDYVILQQNTGIIVLNNPKDPITKIRVFDVQGRLINENSYDRNAYYDQITLKNLSSGMYFIQVNGHFFKKIF
- a CDS encoding helix-turn-helix transcriptional regulator, with product MRPDQAKRIIIKMLVYFNGHIGTDELIQLDDVAIAMRTSKKNLNRACKLVLGVNAYALILQLKMQRAYYFSNIDGLDEQEIARILVYSDPSSLCHAFKKHTGMTLKTCTKKDLQTPLQLKLDALINSDDIDECFTIPNLK